One genomic region from Octopus bimaculoides isolate UCB-OBI-ISO-001 chromosome 30, ASM119413v2, whole genome shotgun sequence encodes:
- the LOC106878276 gene encoding ubiquitin-conjugating enzyme E2 T — MHRHTRMKKELQMLKDSPPPGIACWPKGDSIESLEARMYPFEPPKVNFSTPIYHPNIDAAGRICLNVLKLPPNGGWKPCLNISTVLTSILVLMNDPNPDDPLMADIVRPFNFSLFLVFFKSLPAHHNRIGQCSHCPGQWG; from the exons ATGCATCGTCACACGCGGATGAAGAAGGAACTTCAGATGCTGAAAGATTCACCACCACCCGGCATTGCCTGTTGGCCGAAAGGAGACAGCATTGAGAGCTTAGAAGCTCGTAT GTACCCCTTTGAGCCTCCAAAAGTGAACTTCTCGACCCCTATTTATCATCCAAACATTGATGCTGCTGGAAGGATTTGTCTCAATGTTCTGAAACTCCCACCAAAT gGTGGCTGGAAGCCATGTTTGAACATCAGTACAGTGCTGACCTCTATACTGGTCCTTATGAATGACCCTAATCCTGATGACCCCTTAATGGCCGACATTGTAAGAccctttaatttttctctttttcttgttttttttaaatctttacctgcccaccacaacagaattg GCCAATGTTCTCACTGTCCAGGACAATGGGGCTGA